Genomic window (Rhododendron vialii isolate Sample 1 chromosome 4a, ASM3025357v1):
ACTGTTAGATGGTTACTTGAGCAGTTTCGTTTTGAACTATCCCTTGTATTCTGTCATTCTATGTATGGCATGTGAAACAAAGGGGggaattttgagttttttgggAGGCTGTTGTTGGATGAATCTGATCTGGGTTCGGAAAAGTTTTCAGCTTTAATAACCATTTTGACTTGATTGGTCATTTCTTGCCTGTGATTCCTCATAGGGTCCCATCCTACGATGAATAAAATGTGAAAACATGTCGGGTCACCAATCTATTCCAGTGGCAGTAGTTAGTTATTTTTGGATCTGTATTTTGAGGTTTGAATGCTGAATTGATATCTTGCCAAATGAGCCGACGGACAAATTGTAACTTGCAGCAAAACCAAAAGTATCGAAAATTCATTCTTGTTGATCGAGTTACTTAAAGTGGAGGTGTCTCTTTTTTTCCCGTGCAGCGTCCAGGACAGGATGGGGAACATCTAGGATTAGAACAACAATGGGTTAGTTTGTCGGAAATAGCTACTAATTTCACTGCTTAATATTTACAAGGATCACAGTggaaaaagaagcagaaagaaAACAGGATGGTTAGGTAGGGAGACGGACAAATTTTCTAGATGCAAACAATGAATTTCATTATAGGGATGGTTCTATAATTCATGAGGAATGAAAACACATGTGATGGAACATCTTATATGTAGACACATTACTTTCAAAGTTGTAATTAGCAGGAGTTTTCTAAGAAATGAAGCTCTAGAATGGCCACAAAACCAGCATAGCATTATTCAAACTTTGGGGAAAAGCTAGAAAATTGTATTTTTGCTTACACTAGATCTTTTTCTATTCATCTCATTTAGTATAGGAACTTGAAATTGTAGGAAACTGTAACTTATGGTCCCTCTATTTCAAAAGGTTTGAAGATTTTATCTTCATAACGTTTTATTGTGACTGTGACTTGCCATGTTCGCCAAATAAATTTGAGCTTACTCAATGCTATTTTTTTCTGCAATTACTTGAATCTTTCATAACAATTTTGCTTATTTGTACAGCCAGACCTTGGGTAGTATCGTCCCAGGTTATCTTTCTAATTGAGAATGGGAGGCTCATTCGGCAAGGGTGATGCGTCCAAGGCCTGTATAACAGAAACAAAGCTGGAGACCAAAATGGTAGAAGCCATGCAGCGAAGAGCATCTGAAGGAAGTTCAATGAAATCATTCAACAGCATAATCTTGAAATTTCCCAAAATTGATGAGAGCCTGAGAAAGTGCAAAGATATCTTCAAGCAATTTGGTAGGTTCTCAAAATTGccccttgtgttttttttttcttctgaaaagGGCATATTTGGTAGCAACAGGTAAATCtccatgttttgttttttaagccTCAGGGTACTTGATCTTACCAAGATCCGTGTGTCGGCATTTATAGCTTTCTTTCGATCCCTTAATAGATTTTGAGAAAACATTTCTTCTATGATTTAAGAGAAGATATTTCCTGTCAAGGTACATAGGCTACTCATTTATTTCCAACTGACCCGGATGTTGTCATCTCTGAATGAGAACGAAGTCTGGGTTTGAGTGGTACCAAAGTGcttcgtttttttttgttgacatatgctctttcttttctttcttatcACCTGCTAATAATGGAACGTCTATCTTTGGTTCATAGATGAGGATGGAAACGGTGCAATAGATCCGCAAGAACTGAAGCATTGTTTCCAAATACTAGAGATTAATTGTACTGAGGAAGAGATTAATGATCTGTTTGAGGCATGCGATATCAATGATGATATGGGAATGAAGTTCAATGAGTTCATTGTGCTTCTGTGCCTTGTTTATCTTCTGAAGGAGGACCCATCTGCCCTTCATGCTGTATCCAGAATATCTTACTTCTGTTATAGGTTTATCATCTATGATTGATCTCATTTCTTCTCATAGCTGATTCTTGATCTCATACTTGACTTGCACATGGAACACAAAACTTCCTTCGTAAAGTGAGATGTCATATGACATGTTAATCCGATGCGTTCATCATTGAAGTGAAGTTTACATATTTTGTTGTCGCAGGAGCTCACCATGTCAACTTGCAAGGTTCAACtatctttctatttttggtttcttttcttcGACGCCAGAATAATTAGTTCCAACAATAGGGTGATTGTTTTGTCACCTGTTGAATATCTTTGCCACATTTACTCATTTTCTGCATTTGCTTTTAACTGTTCAGTGGGAGTGGGCCCTGTATAGGTCGTTTTTCATCCTGGATATCTTTGCATTTGATATTTATATTATCATCTTCTTGGTAATTCAGTTATTACTTTAGGATGTATCTTGTTTCCAAATCTTAGTGAATATTATTAGGTTATCTTGTACCTTATTGTTCATTTGGAAGAGCATATCTAAGGACTCTACAAATGGTGTGTGACTTAATTGATGAAATTAGTTGAATTGAAAAATGACTGCCATATTGGTGTAGATGCCTTTACTTCCTTAGGCACATGGATATCTTGGGTTCCTTGGAATGCCTCAGCTTGTTATTCCCTCGGATTTATTTGTACGGTGACTATTTATGCCATCAATCATAAACCATTAAGGACAATAagttattgttattattatttgaaTGTTTTAACTATCGGATGAGAACTTTCATATCAGCTTTAGGGTGGGCTGAATGGAAGTTTGAAAAGAAGCCAGCTACATTTGTGTTTTCCACTCTTTCCATTGTTGTCTTCCATGACATAATTAGAAAACACGGATGGGGATGCCAAATTTGGAGGCAACCTTTGAAACATTGGTTGATGCATTTGTGTTCTTGGACAAGAACAAGGATGGATATGTTAGCAAGAGTGAGATGATTCAGGCAATAAATGAAACCACTTCAGGGGAAAGGTCATCTGGTCGAATTGCCATGAAAAGATTTGgtcagatctctctctctctctctctctctctctctctctctctctctcacacacacacacacacactgacaACCAACCATGCAGGATGCTTGTAATGTTGAACGTCATAGCATAAACATGCTATGTGTTGCCTAAAACGAGATCATTAGTAGCTATATTGCAGCAATTACAGTCTCTTTTGATGCTTGTTTATATTCTTCACAACAGATTCTTTCTGATAGAGCATATGGTAACACACTATGAACGACGGAAAATTTCATGTATTCAACGTCTGAAAAACACATTGATGTATTCACATGGACCGGTTTCTTAAATAAATCAAAGCCTTTTACTAGCTTCGGTTTTCCAAGCACAACGAAGCAACCAAAAGTTTCTGATAGATCGTATGGTAACACACTATGAACCATGGAAAATTTTATGTGTTCAACGTCTGAAAATGTTTTGATGTATTCACATGGACAGGCTTCTTAAATAAATCAACGCCTTTTACTAGCTGATTCAGTTTTCCAAGCACAATAAAGCCACTTGGTGGTTCATTTTTTACTTACGAAACGAACATTGATGTCTCCAATGATTTACAATATCAACTctatctttctttcctttttaagTTCCTTTTCGTCATATATCTGTTATTATGCATTCCTCAATTCTTCGtctcttcttcttgttgcaGAAGAAATGGACTGGGATAAAAATGGAATGGTGAACTTTAAGGAGTTTCTTTTTGCATTCACTCGTTGGGTTGGCATTGATGACGTtgaggatgaagaagaagagaatgTCTGAATTCAAGATATTGGTCGGTTTCCTCCATGTCAACTGCCAGTCAGGGTGATCAGCAGCTCTGAGAGCAGTCAGATCCCCCACAAGGTCAACAACATAAACATGCAGGATGATAACACTTTCCCCGCTAAGTTTGTATGTAAATAATCTCAACAGTGTAGAACCTGTTGTAGTTGCTTTTAGTCATGACATAAAAGACTGCTCCATGCTTGACATGTTAATCTGTGCTGTATTGAAGCCAATATTTCCCACCTTTTACGGGTAAAACCGCAAGGATACTTTTGATATCAGTACTGATTTTGGAAAGAATTCGAAAACATGAAGTTATTGATGGGA
Coding sequences:
- the LOC131321892 gene encoding probable calcium-binding protein CML21, whose protein sequence is MGGSFGKGDASKACITETKLETKMVEAMQRRASEGSSMKSFNSIILKFPKIDESLRKCKDIFKQFDEDGNGAIDPQELKHCFQILEINCTEEEINDLFEACDINDDMGMKFNEFIVLLCLVYLLKEDPSALHAKTRMGMPNLEATFETLVDAFVFLDKNKDGYVSKSEMIQAINETTSGERSSGRIAMKRFEEMDWDKNGMVNFKEFLFAFTRWVGIDDVEDEEEENV